In Trichlorobacter lovleyi, the DNA window TCTGGCCCTGAATGAGTTCCGGCAGGATGGCACCATCAAGCCGGGCCAGCTGGTGCTGGTGATGGGTTTTGGCGGCGGTCTTTCCTGGGGCGGGCTTTTGATCAGGTTCTAACCCCTCCTGGGACGTATCTGGGTTTGAAACGCAAGGGACCGGTGATCTGCCGGTCCCTTTTTTTGTCGCACGGTAAATCTGGCACAGCTCCTGCTTTGTATACCGGTATGAAGACAGCTCTCAATGATAGGAGCAGGGCTGCAACGGTGCTGATCTGCTCCCCTGATCCGGTCTTTCAGGATCACCTGATGCGACTGCTTGAGGCGATCGGCGGCTACCGTTCTGCCGTGTCTGTCGGCCCTGCAGCAGCGGTGCAATACGCGCTGGAACAGCCGCCGGATCTGCTGATCTGCAGCCATGATCCGCTCCGCTGCGATGGTGTTGCGTTGGCCGAGGCGCTGCAGGGCAAGGTCTGGGTACCGGTGGTACTGGCAGCACAGCTCTGGACGCAGGAGCTGGTAAAAGCGGCAATTGCTGCCGGTGTTGCTGCTTTTCTGACCAGTTTCCCTGCAGAGGCGGAGCTGAGGCATGCGCTGCTTGAGGCCCGTATCAGATTGGAGCATGAGGATCTGCTGCGGAATAAATTGCGGGATTCTGAACAACGGCTGGCAGACCGCAAGGTGATTGAAAAGGCAAAGGGACTCTTGATGGAACGTGAGCGGATCAGCGAGGATGCCGCCTTCAAGTTGATGCGCAGCCAGTCCATGACCCGCAGGATCAGTATGACCAAGCTGGCCGAAGAACTGCTTACATAAAGCGTCCCGCCGGGCTTGCCATAATCAGTCGGTCGGCATGTTCTTCCAGTTCGCGTACCAGTTTGGCATCCATCTTTTTCAGCCAGCGCCTGGGGATCGACTCCATGCCGTAGTAGGCACCGGCCAGCATACCGCAGATAGCGCCGGTGGTGTCTGCGTCAGCACCCTGATTAACGGTGCCCACCAGACAGTCTTCAAAACTCTTCCCCTTGAAAAACCAGTGAAAAACGGTCTGCATCGTATCCACTACATAGCCGGTGGCCAGGCCGCGGTACGGTTCAAAACAGAACGAGGGGAAACGGGTTACAAAGCCGTCAACCTCGCGGCGCAGGCTGTTTTTCGAGACGCCCTGCAGGATCTGGTGCAGCAGGGTGCCCAGGCAGATGCAGGCAGCATCGGACAGGGCCTGGTGGTGGGTCAGCCGGGCCTGCTCCAGGGCGTACTTTTTCATCAGTTCGATGTCGGGCAGCGAAAGCAGGGCGGCCGGAAGCATCCGCATGGCAGCGCCGTTGCCGCCATCCCACTGATTATACGGCACCTCAAGGGTGCCGTGCAGCATAAAGGCCCGGATACCCTTGCGGCAGGTGTCACCACAGTCAACCGGCCGGGATTTGAGCCAGGCGGCAAATTGCTGGGCAATCGCCTCCCGCGACCAACCCTGGTTCTGGGCAACTGCTCTGGCAATACAGAGCGCCATTTCCGTGTCGTCGGTGAC includes these proteins:
- the draG gene encoding ADP-ribosyl-[dinitrogen reductase] hydrolase; amino-acid sequence: MILNIDPSELKERARAAFIGMAIGDALGATVEFMTTPEIAAKYGVFKEIIGGGWLRLKPGQVTDDTEMALCIARAVAQNQGWSREAIAQQFAAWLKSRPVDCGDTCRKGIRAFMLHGTLEVPYNQWDGGNGAAMRMLPAALLSLPDIELMKKYALEQARLTHHQALSDAACICLGTLLHQILQGVSKNSLRREVDGFVTRFPSFCFEPYRGLATGYVVDTMQTVFHWFFKGKSFEDCLVGTVNQGADADTTGAICGMLAGAYYGMESIPRRWLKKMDAKLVRELEEHADRLIMASPAGRFM
- a CDS encoding ANTAR domain-containing response regulator; its protein translation is MKTALNDRSRAATVLICSPDPVFQDHLMRLLEAIGGYRSAVSVGPAAAVQYALEQPPDLLICSHDPLRCDGVALAEALQGKVWVPVVLAAQLWTQELVKAAIAAGVAAFLTSFPAEAELRHALLEARIRLEHEDLLRNKLRDSEQRLADRKVIEKAKGLLMERERISEDAAFKLMRSQSMTRRISMTKLAEELLT